GCGCAACAGAGTCAGACTTCGCTTGCCATGCAGAGTCTTCTGAGCGGTACCATCTCACAGCAGATCAACACCGTACTCTCCAGTCTGGTGAACAGCAACGAATGGAATTTCGGTGCCAACATCTCTACGGGAGACGAGGGTTTCAACAATGCGGAATATGAGGGTATTCTGAGCGGTCGCCTGTTCAACAACCGTCTGCTCTTCAACGGACAGTTCGGCTACAGGGACAATGCCAATGCCACCCAGAGCTTTATCGGTGACTTCGACCTGCGTTATCTCATCTTCCCTAACGGTAATCTCGCCGTGAGAATGTACAACCAGACCAACGACCGATACTTCACCAAGAACAGTCTGAACACCCAGGGCTTCGGCCTTATCATGAAGAAGGACTTCAACGGTCTGAAGGATCTGTTCGGCATCAAAAAGAAAAAGAAGAAGAACAAAGATAAGGGCAAGACTATAGGCAAATAAAAATCTGTGTATATCTGTGAAATCTGATGAAAATTTTGTCCCACAGATTTCACAGATTTACGCAGATTTTTCTTCATGGAATCTCAGGCGAATCGCTTTGTCTAATCTCAGGGGATATCTGCAACGACCGAACAGGTCGCATCGGCGAAAATCTGTGAGTAATCGTCTCTGCAGGAAACCTCCGAATAAATTCCGTGTCATCCGATGAAAAGAAATCTGCGTCATCTGCGAAATCTGTGGGACAAGAAACAATATAACGGAACCACAATCTTCCTATTTCGTCTGACCGGCATCATCAAATGTCTGGTCATAATCAGACTTCAAGAGGTCGGTATTTTCGAAGGTAAATTCGAAGGCACTACCAGAAGTAAACAGAGGACCGGTATAAGTGGTAACGTGATTCTGCTGGAGTGTCACCTGATCAAAATGAAGCGCCTTAATAACCTCATTATCAGTATTATATATATTCAAATCAGCCTGAATGGTTTCCTTCTCAGATGAGAGAAATACGTACATAGAAATTGTCATCGCCTTTCCTGGTTTCAAATTTGCAAGGCTCCAACTCCTATTTTGCGTATTGTCACCAGCACCTTTGACACCATATCCAGTAGTTGGATTGAATACCCTGCTGATATTTCCCGCCAAAGAAGCTTCAATCTTGGATATACCAGAAGGAAGTTCATCGGATGAATGGAATTTCAGAAGGGAGATGGCTCTTTCCAACTGGCAATTAAAAATGTTGCTTCCACTCTTTACCTCAATATCCTTGCAGACATAAGCCATATCGTCCAGGACCTCATTTTCCGGGAAAGTAACTTTCTCTGCAGACACAATATTCACCTCTCCCTTCATCGCACTGGCAATAGCCACCATCTTGTACTTGCCAATAGGCAAACGCAAAGTAGCAGAACCGAAATCACTCTGAGTGGCATCAGACTGATGGACATACTGAATATTCTGACTGGAATTGGCTGGAATAATGGCAATGTCGAGACGGGTAAATCTCTTTTTCCATGTAGTAGCCGTGTTATCATCAGCTCGGGTAATAGATTCCCCATTTGCTTCCATCGCACCACTCGAAAGATTTGCCTCTCCAAATTTCTCTACGGTTGAATCAAAGAAACTGAAACTAACACTGGAGGTTTCAACCTGTGAAGACTGCTGCAAGGCATCCTCACCTGAACATGCGCACATACCTGTAAACGCAACGGCTACAAAAAGCCATTTCATCAATTTGTTCATAATTATAAGATTTAAAAAAATAAAAGTCCGTTAGTTAACTACAGAGGAAAAATCCTAACGTAGTTTTCGCCATATCGACTGCAAATATAAAGAAATACATCGAATCAACCAAACTATTTTTAGAAAAAAAATATTTTTATTAAAAAAAACAAGTAAAGCCTTGGGGTTTTCAATTTAATTTATTATCTTTGCAAACGTTATCCTGAATACAATCTTTTTACCTTAAAGAAAACTAATACCTATTGAATGTAGATCGGCTGCCTGTGAAGGTAGCCGATCTTTAGTTTTATGATAGCATGTATTCCTTCATTTAATACATGTATTCTTTCATATAATAAATCAGGAAATTAGCCGTTATTATTAATAAAGAAAAAGACAATGGAAAAGAAAGAAGAAATCATACTGTTGCCCAAAATATTCGACCCAAGGGGTAGCTTGACTGTGACGGAAGAGATGAAAAACATCCCTTTCCACATCCATCGCGTGGAATATCTATATGGCATCAGTCAGGGTAAAGTATTAGAAAAATACACAGAGAAAGAAGGCTATAAATTCTACGTAGCCCTCAGCGGCTCCTTTCGTATCACCATCCACGAAGATGATGATACGAAAAGAGATTATATGCTTAATCGCCCTTATCAGGGACTGCTCATCCAGGGTGACACCCACTACTCTATTTACGATTTCTCCAACGGAGTGGTCTGTCTGGAAATAGAATAAAAATAAATTCCGTGTCATCCGATAAAAATAGAATTATCAGAACAACTGGGCTTTGAGACCCAGCGACAATCCGAAGACATCCCAGAATTCCGCCTTTCCTCCATTGCGATATAAGCGCATGAAGTAAATGTCATTGGTGCCCAATTCATAGAAAAACGAAAAACTTTTGATGAACTTACGCTTATTCTTAGGAATTTCCTTGGAAAAACGCTCTCCGATAAATATGTTCGGGCGAATACGGGTGGAAAAAGGATAATAGCCACTCTGATACTTTGTTGGCTGCTTCGTCCAGAAATCCTGTCCGATGACTGTATTGAAATACAATCCACACTCCAATGGTTCAAAGGACCAGCCTTTCTTGAGATTGATAGACCAAGGGATATAATTCTCCTTGAGCGTGATTGTCATTTTTGCGGAATGGGAACTGTACTTGGGAATATAGCCAAACAGCAACTGAGTCTCCCATTGTCCACGCTTGCCATAATCCCATCCTACTCCAACGGAGAAAAGCCCCATATTGCCACAAGTCTGTAATATCAACTGGGTAGGTATCAGTGATTCCCAATTCTGGCGATAATGATGAATACGCTTGTCATAACGGGTGGTATCAGGACTTTCAGCAAACAAGCCCGTATTGATCACGCACAACGCCACAACCATCAACATGATCCGTTTAGAATTTAATAATCTCATAACTGTAGTCTTTTGGGGTTATCTTAAATATATAATACTCTCTCTTCGGCGTGTTGCCTACCTGATAATACATGATGCCATTCTTGTAGATATCCGTCTGTTCTGTGTGATGCCCATGACCATACAGGCAGAACATCAGTTTCGGAAAGTTAAGGGTATAATAATTGAATACCTTTGCCACATTATTATTAAACTGCTCTGTATAAGGAGCGGCGTGCATGCACACAACCGTCCGGTCAAACTCATCAGCCCGACTGGTCACTTCTTCCTCCATATAATCAAAATTAGGAACTGCCATTGAATAATCATATTCGATGGCATTGGTATTGAGACAGACAAACTTGACACGTCCGGCGATGAAACTGAAATCTGGATTTCCAAACATCTTCTCATAGGCCTGATTGCCCGTACCTAAGCAGTCGTGATTACCCAATAGTACGACAAAAGGCTTATTGAGTTTGAATAATTTATCACGAGTCCATTCAAACTCTCGCGTAGAACCGAAGTCTGTAATGTCACCCCCATGAATTACAAAATCGATACTGTCACGCTTGTTGATATCACCCACCAAATCAGACAAGTCGTTCAACCACTGATGCGAGTCGCTGATAAAAGCAAAACGGATGGTATCTTGTGACTTAACGGCATTTTCTATCTTCGTGATCATTGTCGAATTTATCTGGGTCTGCCCTTTTACTCTCACATCATAAGGATGGATATCAAACACCGAATCGCAACCCGAAAAAAGTACTAAAGAAAGTAATGCTGCTGATAGAAGATTCCTTCTTTTCATTCTTATCTATTTAATTTCTTACTTTATTATTTTATCAACTAAAACGATGCAAAGATACAAATAAAACTTGACTTTACAAAAAAGTTTTTAATAAATTAGGTCAAAAAGAACTGAATTATAGACAAATGAATCTTTTCAGTGTCTTGTCCTAGAAAAAGTTGACACAGTATAAATCAACTTAAAAATAACAAATATGGACAAAGACAAAATGGATTTAGCGTTGAGCATAGCTCGCAGTTATTATCAGTATCATGTACCAGTTAGAGAAATTATGGCAAAAATGTCAATTAGCAGTACTTCAGTTTACAGAATTCTTGGTAACTTTGCAACCAATAATCCACAAATCGTAGAAGAAATGAAGCAAAATGCAACACCAGAAAATCTCTCGCAGGAGAACATTGAATTGAAGAAACGCTTGGCAGCTATGGAGCAAGAACTCCATGAGGCAAAGATGGCAGCTGCCGCCTATAACAAGATGATTGATATTGCAGAGCGTCTTTATAAGATTCCTGTGCGAAAAAAATCTGGACCCAAACAGTAAAGGAACTTCGTGCAGAGGACAAAAACTATAGTGTTTCTGGCCTCTGTAAACTGTTTGGGTTTACTCGTCAAGCGTATTATCAGCACGAAGACAATATGCTTGCAGCCTTGGCAGAGGAATCGTTTGTAATAGAGTATGTTAAGTCTATTAGAAAGCAAGATCCAGGTATCGGCGGTCGTAAACTCTGGCTGATGTATTGCAAGGAGTTTGGAGAAGAGAACGCCATGGGACATTGCCGTTTCGAGGATATAATATCAAGGTACAAGTTGGGAGTGCGTTCTTCCAACCGAAAACCTCGTACAACGGACTCTCGTCATGGGTTACCCACATACCCCAACAAGATAAAAGAACTGATACCATCATCACCCAATGAAGTTTGGGTGAGCGACATTACATATCAGAAGATTTGGGATGATGCCGAACAAGGCACTTATCATTTCTGCTACATTTCTTTGATTACGGATTATTACACAAAAGAAATCATTGGCTATTCTGTCGGTGAGTCACTCTCCACCAGGTTCCCTTTGAAAGCCCTAAACATGGCCTTAATGCGCATGGAAAGTTATAAGGATATTATTACACCAATCCATCATTCCGATAGAGGTGTACAATATGCTAGTAACGAATACATCAAATTACTAAGGGAATACGGTATCATACCTAGCATGACAGAATGTGGCAATCCGAAGGATAATGCTGTAGCAGAGCGTGTCAATAACACGTTGAAGAACGAGTTATTCATGGGGCTTTCTTTTACTTCTTTACAGGAAGTAGAAGAGGCTTTAGAAAGGGCAGTACACTTTTACAATGAGTTACGCCCTCATGGAAGTATCGGGATGCTAACACCAAAGGAAGCTGCGAAACAAAAGGGAAGTTTAAAGAAAAATTGGACAAGTTATAGGGAAAAGTACATAAAATCCTTGTCAGTTCAGGAAAAATGATTAATTTTGCAGCAAAATTGTAAAAACCGCGATCCACCCCTAGGGGTGGGTCCTTTGTCTACTTCTATTAGGAACTAGAATGAAGTATGTAAATACTAACTAGGAATAAGATAGAAGATTGACAAGTAGAATTAGGAATAGAGAAAATAATTGTCAACTTACAATAGGAATAAGGAACTATGTAGTCAACTAAATATAGGAAACTACACAGGAAAAGTCATTAAACCACATAAGGAAGTGTTCCCCACGGCTTGGGCATTGTCTCCCCACCCTTTGGGCATTGTCTCCCCACCCTTTGGGCATCGTCTCCCCAAGCCTTGGGCATCGCCTCCCCAAGCCTTGGGCACATCCTGATAAAGCGCTTATTGACTTTTCCTGTGTAGTTTCCTATATTTAGTTGACTACATAGTTCCTTATTCCTATTGTAAGTTGACAATTATTTTCTCTATTCCTAATTCTACTTGTCAATCTTCTATCTTATTCCTAGTTAGTATTTACATACTTCATTCTAGTTCCTAATAGAAGTAGACAAAGGACCCACCCCTAGGGGTGGATCGCGGTTTTTACAATTTTGCTGCAAAATTAATCATTTTTCCTGAACTGACAAGGATTTTATGTACTTTTCCCTATAACTTGTCCAATTTTTCTTTAAACTTCCCTTTTGTTTCGCAGCTTCCTTTGGTGTTAGCATCCCGATACTTCCATGAGGGCGTAACTCATTGTAAAAGTGTACTGCCCTTTCTAAAGCCTCTTCTACTTCCTGTAAAGAAGTAAAAGAAAGCCCCATGAATAACTCGTTCTTCAACGTGTTATTGACACGCTCTGCTACAGCATTATCCTTCGGATTGCCACATTCTGTCATGCTAGGTATGATACCGTATTCCCTTAGTAATTTGATGTATTCGTTACTAGCATATTGTACACCTCTATCGGAATGATGGATTGGTGTAATAATATCCTTATAACTTTCCATGCGCATTAAGGCCATGTTTAGGGCTTTCAAAGGGAACCTGGTGGAGAGTGACTCACCGACAGAATAGCCAATGATTTCTTTTGTGTAATAATCCGTAATCAAAGAAATGTAGCAGAAATGATAAGTGCCTTGTTCGGCATCATCCCAAATCTTCTGATATGTAATGTCGCTCACCCAAACTTCATTGGGTGATGATGGTATCAGTTCTTTTATCTTGTTGGGGTATGTGGGTAACCCATGACGAGAGTCCGTTGTACGAGGTTTTCGGTTGGAAGAACGCACTCCCAACTTGTACCTTGATATTATATCCTCGAAACGGCAATGTCCCATGGCGTTCTCTTCTCCAAACTCCTTGCAATACATCAGCCAGAGTTTACGACCGCCGATACCTGGATCTTGCTTTCTAATAGACTTAACATACTCTATTACAAACGATTCCTCTGCCAAGGCTGCAAGCATATTGTCTTCGTGCTGATAATACGCTTGACGAGTAAACCCAAACAGTTTACAGAGGCCAGAAACACTATAGTTTTTGTCCTCTGCACGAAGTTCCTTTACTGTTTGGGTCCAGATTTTTTTCGCACAGGAATCTTATAAAGACGCTCTGCAATATCAATCATCTTGTTATAGGCGGCAGCTGCCATCTTTGCCTCATGGAGTTCTTGCTCCATAGCTGCCAAGCGTTTCTTCAATTCAATGTTCTCCTGCGAGAGATTTTCTGGTGTTGCATTTTGCTTCATTTCTTCTACGATTTGTGGATTATTGGTTGCAAAGTTACCAAGAATTCTGTAAACTGAAGTACTGCTAATTGACATTTTTGCCATAATTTCTCTAACTGGTACATGATACTGATAATAACTGCGAGCTATGCTCAACGCTAAATCCATTTTGTCTTTGTCCATATTTGTTATTTTTAAGTTGATTTATACTGTGTCAACTTTTTCTAGGACAAGACATACTTTATAAACTAAAAAGGTAGACACTATCAATTTCATAAAACTGAAATAGTAGACACTCTTTATTTTTTGTTCCTAATTTTATAGACACAATAAAAAGAATCGTACTATATTTGTAGAAATGAAAACAAAAAAACAACGAAAAAGGAGAACCAAGACAACTATTTCTTCTTGGTTCTCAAACGAATATAGAAATCGCGCAACTGCCCTGGCGCCACACCCAACTTTAAAAGTCGTTCCAAATCAGCATACGCTTCCTGTTTTCTCCCCAACTTAACGAGCAGGTCAACATGATTGACGAGATAATCCTGATTGGCGCTATCCCGAGCGACGGCCTGCGCATAATCATACTCCGCCAACTCCAACTGTCCCTTTTCCTTTTCCATACCACCACGTGCAGCATAAGCGATGGCACTATCCGGATACTGTTCGATTAGATTATTGATGCCATCATAAGCTTCCGTAAAATGCAGGTCTTTCTGATTGAGCAGAGCCAAACCCAACTGCGCTTGAAAATTGCCAGGCACAAGAACCAGAAGATTTTGGTAGTCAAGTCGGGCAAAATTGTATCTATTCAATTTTTCATTGACAAAGGCACGGTAAAACAACCCAGCAATATTGGTAGAGTTTAAATACAAAACCTTATCCAGATCATCCTTCGCATAATTCCATTGTTCCAACTGGATATTCCATGCCGCTTTCTTCAATCGAAGATCGATACTATCGGGATGGTAAGCAAGAATATCCGTGGCATGAGCCAAAGAATCTCGCAAAGCCTGATTGCTTTGCGCCAACACCGGCAAGGCACATGCACCCATTGCCAAATATATGATTACTGAAAGTTTCTTCATCGTTATTATAATCTCTTTTCCTGCAAAAATACAACATTTCTCAGAAATGGGCAAATGCCACAACATATTTTATAGAAAAGAATACATCCTTGACAAAAGAAAAAGAAGAGAGAAAGGAGAAGGAGGAGAAAGGAAGGGAAAAAGAAAAGAGAAGATTGAAAGAGAAGAAAAAAAGAATCGAGTAGGAGGAAAACGAAGTAGTTTTTCTCCTACTTTTCGTTTTCCGACCTCTCACACCACCGTACGTGCGGTTCCGCATACGGCGGTTCCTATTTTTGGGTGCCATTCGATGTATGAACCCATCAGTGTAGCATAGCCTGCCATGCTCAACTTTTCGTTGGTTATCGCATGACATAGTATATAACTGCCAGCTATGCGCCAATAACCCAAACGACTATTGCCCCACATGTAAGCTTGGTATTTGTCTATACCGCACTTTACCAAGTTGGCAACTCTCGTTTTCACCCTCTTCCACGACTTCCATATACACATACGTAGCCGTCGCCTTAGCCACTCATCCATGTCTATGAGAAAACGTTTCATGTTGGCAAGGTGATAGTAACCTACCCAACCCTTTATGTACTCTTCAAGTTTTTGCTTCCTCTTGGCATATCCCCAACCATTGCTTCGGGAAGTCAACTCCTTGAGTTTGGCTTTCATCTTGGCTTTGGCTTTTGGATGCACAGTGAGTTGGCATTTGCCTTTCATTACATAAAAGGAGTAGCCAAGGTATTTCACACCTTGCACATAGGACACAAATGTCTTATCCCTGTTCACCTTTAGATGAAGTTTTCCTTCGATGAATCGGGTTATGGATTCCTTCACGCGCTTGGCTGCACGCTTGGACTTACAAAATATCATCGAGTCATCGGCGTAGCGAACAAAAGGGAGACCTCGACGTGTGAGTTCCTTGTCCAACTCGTTGAGCATGATATTACTCAAAAGCGGACTTAACGGTCCTCCTTGTGGAGTGCCTTCCTCACTTGTCTCGAACATTCCTTTGTTCATCACACCACTGCGGAGATATTTGTGGATAAGGCTTATTACCCTGCCATCCTTTATCGTGCGGCTGAGGATTTCTATGAGTTTGCTGTGGCTCACCGTGTCGAAGAAACGCTCCAAGTCGAGGTCAACCACATAGATGTAGCCTTCATCGACCATTTTCTGCGCACTTCTCAGGGCATCATGGCAACCTCTTCTCGGACGAAAGCCGTAGCTTCTTGGAGAGAATTGGCGCTCATAGATGGGGGTTAGGGTCTGATTGATGGCTTGTTGAACCAGACGGTCTATGACCGTGGGGATGCCCAACAGGCGCATCTTGCCATTGTCTTTGGGTATCTCTACCCTTTTAACTGGGTTCGGACGGTATGAACCGTCAAGCAAGGAACGGATTAGGACATCCTTATTAGCCAAGAGCCAAGGGAGCATTTGCTCACATGACATCTTGTCGATACCGCTACAGCCCTTGTTACGCTGCACTGCCTTGTAGGCTTTGAGCAAGTTATCGGGACTGATGATGCGCTCCAATAGGTGTTCCTTATCGAATGGTACTTCCACGATGTTGTCTTCACATATCCACATGAAGGTCTGCGCTCCCACATATCCTTCGGATTCCGTCCTATCTTTCTGTGGGCAGCCCTTGACTTCTGCCAATGTTTTCTGCATTCTTTCCTTCATAAGGTACGTTT
This is a stretch of genomic DNA from Segatella hominis. It encodes these proteins:
- a CDS encoding metallophosphoesterase family protein, which translates into the protein MKRRNLLSAALLSLVLFSGCDSVFDIHPYDVRVKGQTQINSTMITKIENAVKSQDTIRFAFISDSHQWLNDLSDLVGDINKRDSIDFVIHGGDITDFGSTREFEWTRDKLFKLNKPFVVLLGNHDCLGTGNQAYEKMFGNPDFSFIAGRVKFVCLNTNAIEYDYSMAVPNFDYMEEEVTSRADEFDRTVVCMHAAPYTEQFNNNVAKVFNYYTLNFPKLMFCLYGHGHHTEQTDIYKNGIMYYQVGNTPKREYYIFKITPKDYSYEIIKF
- a CDS encoding IS3 family transposase, which encodes MWTQTVKELRAEDKNYSVSGLCKLFGFTRQAYYQHEDNMLAALAEESFVIEYVKSIRKQDPGIGGRKLWLMYCKEFGEENAMGHCRFEDIISRYKLGVRSSNRKPRTTDSRHGLPTYPNKIKELIPSSPNEVWVSDITYQKIWDDAEQGTYHFCYISLITDYYTKEIIGYSVGESLSTRFPLKALNMALMRMESYKDIITPIHHSDRGVQYASNEYIKLLREYGIIPSMTECGNPKDNAVAERVNNTLKNELFMGLSFTSLQEVEEALERAVHFYNELRPHGSIGMLTPKEAAKQKGSLKKNWTSYREKYIKSLSVQEK
- a CDS encoding IS3 family transposase → MFGFTRQAYYQHEDNMLAALAEESFVIEYVKSIRKQDPGIGGRKLWLMYCKEFGEENAMGHCRFEDIISRYKLGVRSSNRKPRTTDSRHGLPTYPNKIKELIPSSPNEVWVSDITYQKIWDDAEQGTYHFCYISLITDYYTKEIIGYSVGESLSTRFPLKALNMALMRMESYKDIITPIHHSDRGVQYASNEYIKLLREYGIIPSMTECGNPKDNAVAERVNNTLKNELFMGLSFTSLQEVEEALERAVHFYNELRPHGSIGMLTPKEAAKQKGSLKKNWTSYREKYIKSLSVQEK
- the ltrA gene encoding group II intron reverse transcriptase/maturase — translated: MKERMQKTLAEVKGCPQKDRTESEGYVGAQTFMWICEDNIVEVPFDKEHLLERIISPDNLLKAYKAVQRNKGCSGIDKMSCEQMLPWLLANKDVLIRSLLDGSYRPNPVKRVEIPKDNGKMRLLGIPTVIDRLVQQAINQTLTPIYERQFSPRSYGFRPRRGCHDALRSAQKMVDEGYIYVVDLDLERFFDTVSHSKLIEILSRTIKDGRVISLIHKYLRSGVMNKGMFETSEEGTPQGGPLSPLLSNIMLNELDKELTRRGLPFVRYADDSMIFCKSKRAAKRVKESITRFIEGKLHLKVNRDKTFVSYVQGVKYLGYSFYVMKGKCQLTVHPKAKAKMKAKLKELTSRSNGWGYAKRKQKLEEYIKGWVGYYHLANMKRFLIDMDEWLRRRLRMCIWKSWKRVKTRVANLVKCGIDKYQAYMWGNSRLGYWRIAGSYILCHAITNEKLSMAGYATLMGSYIEWHPKIGTAVCGTARTVV
- a CDS encoding sugar 3,4-ketoisomerase, whose amino-acid sequence is MEKKEEIILLPKIFDPRGSLTVTEEMKNIPFHIHRVEYLYGISQGKVLEKYTEKEGYKFYVALSGSFRITIHEDDDTKRDYMLNRPYQGLLIQGDTHYSIYDFSNGVVCLEIE